The Micromonospora sp. WMMD961 genome has a segment encoding these proteins:
- a CDS encoding sigma-70 family RNA polymerase sigma factor: MIPVPRDTGSAGPAEPADDVARDPATEWALTARHGDPSAQAAFVRLTQAEVWRFAAALVDPDSADDLTQETYLRAFRALPAFEGRSSARTWLLGITRRACADHLRTVIRRRRLDERLTANAYTDHPHPDPSGQLGAADLVRRLSAERRAAFVLTQLLGLSYAEAAAVEGVPVGTIRSRVARARDELVEAVGDALAG, from the coding sequence GTGATCCCCGTCCCGCGTGACACCGGTTCCGCCGGTCCGGCCGAGCCGGCCGACGACGTCGCCCGGGACCCGGCCACCGAGTGGGCGTTGACCGCGCGACACGGCGACCCGAGCGCGCAGGCGGCGTTCGTCCGGCTGACCCAGGCCGAGGTCTGGCGTTTCGCCGCCGCCCTGGTCGACCCGGACAGCGCCGACGACCTGACCCAGGAGACGTACCTGCGGGCGTTTCGGGCTCTGCCCGCGTTCGAGGGCCGCTCCAGCGCCCGCACCTGGCTGCTCGGCATCACACGTCGGGCCTGCGCCGACCACCTGCGCACGGTGATCCGTCGCCGCCGGCTCGACGAGCGCCTGACGGCGAACGCGTACACCGACCACCCGCACCCGGACCCGTCCGGGCAGCTCGGGGCCGCCGACCTGGTCCGCCGGCTCAGCGCCGAACGGCGCGCCGCGTTCGTTCTCACCCAACTGCTCGGCCTGTCGTACGCCGAGGCGGCAGCCGTCGAAGGGGTGCCGGTGGGCACCATCCGGTCCCGGGTGGCCCGGGCCCGCGACGAGCTGGTCGAGGCGGTCGGCGACGCCCTGGCCGGCTGA
- a CDS encoding MauE/DoxX family redox-associated membrane protein translates to MSVTAPPGRWPVVRPWLGTAARLGLAAVWLVAGASKVGDLAASGRAVNAYQVMPYDVATVIGAALPFVELALGVLLLLGLATRLVAGMSAALLVVFIVGIASAWARGLAIDCGCFGSGGQLAEGQAPSYLPEILRDLGFLVLAGFLLIWPRTPVSVDGWLTGEPVGEDEDE, encoded by the coding sequence ATGAGCGTGACTGCACCTCCCGGCCGTTGGCCTGTGGTCCGACCCTGGCTCGGCACGGCGGCCCGGCTCGGCCTCGCCGCCGTCTGGCTCGTCGCCGGCGCGTCGAAGGTCGGTGACCTCGCCGCCTCCGGGCGGGCGGTCAACGCGTACCAGGTGATGCCGTACGACGTGGCGACCGTGATCGGCGCGGCCCTGCCCTTCGTCGAACTGGCGCTGGGCGTGCTGCTGCTGTTGGGGCTGGCCACCCGACTCGTCGCCGGGATGTCCGCCGCGCTGCTGGTGGTCTTCATCGTGGGGATCGCCTCGGCCTGGGCACGCGGGCTGGCCATCGACTGTGGTTGCTTCGGCAGCGGCGGGCAGTTGGCCGAGGGACAGGCCCCCAGTTATCTCCCGGAGATCCTCCGGGACCTGGGATTCTTGGTATTAGCCGGATTCCTGCTGATCTGGCCACGTACGCCGGTGTCGGTGGACGGGTGGTTGACCGGCGAGCCCGTTGGGGAGGACGAGGATGAGTAG
- a CDS encoding thioredoxin domain-containing protein, whose product MSSRKGQRDAARVVREQLARERRRRRTIWVSAAAVVVLVIAGVAGWAIWSSQRSDTFTAPPGANADGTGIVTGGGPVTVDVYEDFLCPACNQFEQTSGATLTQLAAENKAKVVYHPVAYLNRFSTTEYSTRSSAASGCAAAGGKFREYASALFEKQPPEGSAGLDNDQLIDIGVGVGLDRGSFAGCVKDGTYRTWTEHVTDEASRSNVTGTPTILVNGQPLEDRSPQGLSAAVAAAGK is encoded by the coding sequence ATGAGTAGTCGCAAGGGGCAGCGGGACGCCGCCCGGGTGGTCCGCGAGCAGCTCGCCCGCGAGCGGCGGCGCCGGCGCACGATCTGGGTCTCCGCCGCCGCGGTCGTCGTCCTGGTCATCGCCGGGGTCGCCGGATGGGCCATCTGGTCCAGCCAGCGTTCGGACACCTTCACCGCCCCGCCCGGCGCGAACGCCGACGGCACCGGCATCGTCACCGGCGGCGGACCGGTCACCGTCGACGTCTACGAGGACTTCCTCTGCCCGGCCTGCAACCAGTTCGAGCAGACCAGCGGGGCGACGCTCACGCAGTTGGCGGCCGAGAACAAGGCGAAGGTGGTCTACCACCCCGTGGCGTACCTCAACCGCTTCTCCACCACCGAATACTCGACCCGGTCCTCGGCCGCGTCCGGGTGCGCGGCGGCCGGCGGCAAGTTCCGGGAGTACGCGTCGGCGCTCTTCGAGAAGCAGCCGCCCGAGGGCAGCGCCGGTCTCGACAACGACCAACTGATCGACATCGGCGTCGGGGTCGGCCTCGACCGGGGCTCGTTCGCCGGCTGCGTCAAGGACGGCACGTACCGGACGTGGACCGAGCACGTCACCGACGAGGCCAGCCGGAGCAACGTCACCGGCACACCGACGATCCTGGTCAACGGCCAGCCGCTCGAAGACCGCAGCCCGCAGGGCCTCAGCGCCGCCGTGGCGGCGGCCGGCAAGTGA